The DNA region TCCATCGCAGGGGCGGCAGTGGGGTGCGCCTCCCTCCGCCCTCCACCGTCCCACCAGTGTGTCTCAGTCTCTCCCCCTCTTTACCCCGGATGCGCGAATTGAGACATGGGTTATCCTATTACCCGTTGGAGCTGCTCTGTACCTTCACCGCCCAAGGAGGCAAGAATGGACTTCGGATCGGTCAATTGGCTGGCTGTGGTCGCCTGTGTCGTCGTCAGTATGATCAGCGGCACGCTCTGGTACAACCCGCGGACGTTCTTCCCTGTCTGGTGGAAAGGCATCGGCAAGAAGGAAGGCGATGTCCCAGGCATGGCCGGCGCGATGGGCATCACCTGGGCCCTGACGGTGTTGGCCTCGCTGGTCCAGGCTGTGTTCATGGCGTTGGCGGTGAACGCTCTGGGGAGCCTGATGGGTGGGCCAAGCCTGACCACCGGGGCGACAATTGGCTTCTTGATCTGGCTGGGCTTCATCGCCCCCACATACCTTGTCAACAAGCTGTTCGCCGGGCACGGGCTCAAGGTCTGGGCGATCGAAGCCGGCAACCACCTGGTCAACTTCGTCCTGTTCGGGGCCATTCTGGGCGCCTGGCGCTAGAGCGTGCCCTCCAATCCGGCGGGCAGGCATCCACCCGGTTCGAGCACCCTTCGCTTCGGCCGACACCAAGGGTGGAAGCGACAGGTGCTGGCAAGCCCCAACCCAACTGCGCACGGGGAAGGACACTCCATTGGGCCTGCCCACGGCTACGCTGGCCAGGCCGGCGCGGCATCCCCGCGTGATTGTCCGCGATGGAAAACGCCCGGGCCTTGATTCCCCGGGACCAGACATCAACCGACTCGTGATGTCTCGTGAGCTCTAGGGCAGTCTCGGCCCGGCCTCGACCACCTCTGGCGGGCAGCCATCGGCGAACTTGTGGAAGTTGTCGATGAAGCGCGCGCCCAACTCGCGGTACTTCTGCAGGTACGCCTCCTGGCTCGACCAGGAGGCGCCAGGATCCAGCACGCTGGCCGGCACGCCATCACAGCTGCGCGGTACATCGAAGCCGAACACCGGGTCGCGCCAGTACTCCACCTCCGACAGCTTTCCACTCAAGGCGGCATTGAGCAGCGCCCGGGTGTAGCCGATGCTGATGCGTTTGCCGATTCCGTACGGACCCCCCACCCAGCCGGTGTTGACCAGCCAGCACGTGACATCGTGGCGTAGGATTTTGCGCCTGAGCAAGTCGGCGTAGGCCATCGGATGGTGAACCATGAAGGGCGCGCCAAAGCAGGCGCTGAACGTGATCTCCGGCTCTTCCCGCAGGCCGATTTCGGTTCCGGCGATCTTGGCGGTGTAGCCGGAGATAAACTGGTACAGGGCTTGATCCGGCGTCAGGCGGGCCACGGGCGGCATGACCCCCGAGGCATCGCAGGTGAGCAAGACAATGCTCTTCGGATGTCCAGCGCGCTTCTCCGGCACGGCGTTCGGGATGAAATTGAGCGGATACGAAGCCCGGGTGTTCTCGGTGAGCGTCTCGTCATCCAGGTCGATCTTGCGCGTCACCGGGTCATAAACCACGTTCTCCAGGATCGTTCCGAAGCGACGGGTGCAGGCGGTGATCTGAGGCTCGGCGCTGGGCGAGAGCTGGATCACCTTGGCATAGCAGCCGGCCTCGAAATTGAACACCCCCTCGTCGCTCCAACCGTGCTCGTCATCGCCGATCAGCTGGCGCGACGGATCCGCCGAGAGCGTCGTCTTGCCGGTGCCGGAAAGCCCGAAGAACAGGGCCACATCGCCGGCCGGACCGACATTCGCCGAACAGTGCATCGGCATCACGCCCTGCAGCGGGAGCAGGTAGTTCATCACGGTGAAGATGGATTTCTTGATCTCCCCTCCGTAGGCGGTGTTCCCGATCAGGCACAGCCGCTGCTCGAAGTTGACGACGATGAAGGTGTCGCTGCTCGTGCTGTCGATCTGCGGCAGGGCTCGGAAGGACGGAACTGCGATCACCGTGAAGTCCGGAACATGCTGCTTGTACTCATCAGCCGTTTCGGGCAGGAGGAACATCGTGCGGGCGAACAGGCTGTGCCAGGCGTGCTCGGTGATCACTCGCAGCGGCAAACGATAGGCGGGATCGGCGCCGGCGAAGCAGTCCTGGACAAACACATCTCGCCCCTGCAGATACCCTTGCAGCCGGAAGTACAGCTCGTCGAAGGCCGCCGGGCTGAAGGGCCGGTTGTACTGTCCCCACCACACCTGCTCCCGGCTGCTGTCTTCGGAGACAATGTACTTGTCGGATGCGGCGCGGGCAGTGTGCTTGCCGGTGTCCACGACAAGCGGGCCGGACTGAGTCAGCTGCCCCTCGCGGCGGAACAACGCTTCTTCAACCAGAGCCTCGGTCGGCAGATTCCAGTACACCTGGTTCAGGTTGGCCAGACCCATGCTTTCGAGCCCAAAGTCGCTCTTCAGGACGCCTGCCTGTGCCTGGGCCGGGGTGCGGATGGAGAGCAAGTTGTTCATAGCCAGTCCCTGACCAGCTTGCGGTCGCCGATGTAGATCTCATTGGGCGAGGCAGGATCCAAGGCCCATTTCATCCTGGCAATCCCCTCCGTGAGGTCCTTGATGGTGCCCGAGAAGCTCAGGCGCAGA from Anaerolineales bacterium includes:
- a CDS encoding DUF1761 domain-containing protein; this translates as MDFGSVNWLAVVACVVVSMISGTLWYNPRTFFPVWWKGIGKKEGDVPGMAGAMGITWALTVLASLVQAVFMALAVNALGSLMGGPSLTTGATIGFLIWLGFIAPTYLVNKLFAGHGLKVWAIEAGNHLVNFVLFGAILGAWR
- the pckA gene encoding phosphoenolpyruvate carboxykinase (ATP), with amino-acid sequence MNNLLSIRTPAQAQAGVLKSDFGLESMGLANLNQVYWNLPTEALVEEALFRREGQLTQSGPLVVDTGKHTARAASDKYIVSEDSSREQVWWGQYNRPFSPAAFDELYFRLQGYLQGRDVFVQDCFAGADPAYRLPLRVITEHAWHSLFARTMFLLPETADEYKQHVPDFTVIAVPSFRALPQIDSTSSDTFIVVNFEQRLCLIGNTAYGGEIKKSIFTVMNYLLPLQGVMPMHCSANVGPAGDVALFFGLSGTGKTTLSADPSRQLIGDDEHGWSDEGVFNFEAGCYAKVIQLSPSAEPQITACTRRFGTILENVVYDPVTRKIDLDDETLTENTRASYPLNFIPNAVPEKRAGHPKSIVLLTCDASGVMPPVARLTPDQALYQFISGYTAKIAGTEIGLREEPEITFSACFGAPFMVHHPMAYADLLRRKILRHDVTCWLVNTGWVGGPYGIGKRISIGYTRALLNAALSGKLSEVEYWRDPVFGFDVPRSCDGVPASVLDPGASWSSQEAYLQKYRELGARFIDNFHKFADGCPPEVVEAGPRLP